The Yersinia intermedia genome window below encodes:
- the phnH gene encoding phosphonate C-P lyase system protein PhnH codes for MSLLTHFEHPVDDAQYTFRRILKALSEPGVLVTLPHATGWQPLNPATTSVLLTLADQETPLYLDAALNSDTVQHNVRFHTGAPLTTCSDKSSFSLFNNEITAEQLATCPAGNELSPEQSTTVVIQTDSLHHGVPLRLRGPGIEHSRTVAPHLPVAVLNYLLNRPAAFPAGIDFMFTCGESLMAIPRTTHVEVC; via the coding sequence ATGAGCCTATTAACTCACTTTGAGCATCCCGTGGATGATGCACAGTACACTTTTCGCCGTATTCTCAAAGCGTTGAGTGAACCTGGCGTGCTGGTAACACTGCCTCATGCTACCGGCTGGCAACCACTGAACCCGGCAACCACCAGTGTTCTGCTCACGCTGGCCGATCAGGAGACACCACTTTATCTCGACGCGGCACTTAATAGTGACACCGTGCAACACAATGTGCGTTTTCATACCGGTGCGCCCCTGACGACATGCAGTGATAAATCCTCTTTTTCATTATTTAATAATGAGATAACAGCAGAGCAACTCGCTACCTGCCCGGCAGGTAATGAACTCTCACCGGAACAATCCACTACGGTGGTGATTCAGACCGACAGCCTACACCACGGCGTGCCATTGCGGTTACGCGGGCCAGGCATTGAACACAGCCGCACCGTTGCACCCCACCTGCCCGTCGCCGTTTTGAATTATCTGCTTAACCGCCCTGCCGCATTTCCGGCTGGTATCGATTTTATGTTTACCTGTGGCGAGAGCCTGATGGCAATCCCACGAACCACCCATGTGGAGGTGTGCTGA
- a CDS encoding carbon-phosphorus lyase complex subunit PhnI, which yields MYVAVKGGEKAIAAAHQLLEQQRRGDTQIPAIDCEQIEQQLGLAVDRVMTEGGIYDRELAALAIKQASGDLVEAIFLLRAYRTTLPRLAVSQPLATEHMRLERRISAIYKDLPGGQVLGPTYDYTHRLLDFTLLAAGDTPQAPKRGEALPDDLLQNNCAHVFDLLAQEQLALTEQDDGTQPEDITRNPPVYPCNRSARLQQLARGDEGFLLALSYSTQRGYGRTHPFAAEIRTGHLSVSIQPEELGFAIDIGEILLSECEMVNGFVSPESEPPHFTRGYGLVFGRGERKAMSMALMDRALQSREHDENVTSPAQDEEFVLSHADNVEAAGFVSHLKLPHYVDFQAELALLKRLRHEHCSSSHQPSSQEQEPHHD from the coding sequence ATGTACGTTGCAGTCAAAGGGGGCGAAAAAGCGATTGCAGCAGCCCATCAATTGCTGGAACAGCAACGGCGCGGGGACACTCAGATCCCGGCGATCGATTGTGAGCAAATTGAGCAACAACTCGGTCTGGCGGTTGATCGGGTGATGACCGAAGGCGGCATCTACGATCGCGAGCTGGCTGCACTGGCAATTAAACAAGCCAGCGGCGATTTAGTAGAAGCCATTTTCCTACTACGCGCTTATCGCACAACCTTGCCCCGTTTGGCCGTCAGCCAACCGCTGGCAACCGAGCATATGCGGCTAGAGCGCCGTATTTCGGCCATTTACAAAGACTTACCCGGCGGGCAAGTGCTCGGCCCAACCTACGATTATACCCATCGACTACTGGATTTTACCCTGTTGGCCGCAGGCGATACACCGCAAGCCCCCAAGCGTGGCGAAGCATTACCCGATGATTTACTACAGAATAATTGTGCCCATGTGTTTGATTTATTGGCTCAAGAGCAGCTAGCACTGACAGAGCAAGATGACGGTACTCAGCCGGAAGATATCACCCGCAATCCCCCCGTTTACCCCTGCAATCGCTCGGCCCGGTTGCAACAACTGGCCCGTGGTGATGAAGGTTTTCTGTTGGCGCTAAGCTATTCCACGCAACGCGGTTATGGCCGCACCCATCCTTTTGCCGCCGAGATCCGCACTGGTCATCTGAGCGTTTCAATTCAACCGGAAGAACTGGGATTTGCTATTGATATCGGCGAAATTTTGCTGAGCGAATGCGAGATGGTAAATGGCTTCGTCAGCCCGGAATCAGAACCACCGCACTTTACGCGGGGTTATGGTCTGGTGTTTGGCCGTGGCGAGCGCAAAGCCATGTCGATGGCGCTGATGGATCGAGCCTTGCAAAGCCGCGAACATGACGAAAATGTCACCAGCCCGGCGCAGGATGAAGAATTCGTACTTTCCCATGCTGATAATGTCGAAGCTGCGGGTTTTGTTTCTCATCTTAAACTGCCTCACTACGTAGATTTTCAGGCCGAGTTGGCGCTATTAAAACGCTTGCGCCACGAGCACTGTTCATCCTCTCACCAACCCTCATCTCAAGAACAGGAACCACACCATGACTGA
- a CDS encoding alpha-D-ribose 1-methylphosphonate 5-phosphate C-P-lyase PhnJ translates to MTEVLTGYNLGYLDEQTKRTLRRALLKAVAIPGYQVPFGGREMPMPYGWGTGGIQLTASLIGRHDVLKVIDQGADDTTNAVSIRRFFQRVSGVATTESTVDASLIQTRHRIPETPLSEDQILIYQVPIPEPLRFIEPRETETRKMHALEEYGVMQVKLYEDIARYGHIATTYAYPVKVNDRYVMDPSPIPKFDNPKMHMMPALQLFGAGREKRLYALPPFTKVESLDFDDHPFTVQQWASPCALCGSRHSYLDEVVMDDQGSRMFVCSDTDFCQQQLAQVAAQEVNIQ, encoded by the coding sequence ATGACTGAGGTTCTCACTGGTTATAATCTGGGTTACCTGGATGAGCAAACCAAACGGACTTTACGCCGTGCGCTGCTAAAAGCAGTGGCGATCCCCGGTTATCAGGTGCCGTTCGGCGGGCGGGAAATGCCGATGCCTTATGGTTGGGGCACCGGTGGCATTCAACTGACTGCCAGCCTGATTGGCCGCCATGATGTATTAAAAGTGATCGACCAAGGGGCTGATGACACCACCAACGCAGTCTCTATCCGCCGTTTTTTTCAGCGGGTTAGTGGGGTGGCAACCACCGAAAGCACTGTCGATGCCAGCTTGATCCAAACCCGGCATCGCATTCCCGAAACACCGCTAAGCGAAGATCAAATCCTTATCTATCAGGTGCCGATCCCAGAGCCGCTGCGGTTTATCGAACCACGCGAAACCGAAACGCGCAAAATGCATGCGTTAGAAGAATATGGCGTGATGCAGGTAAAACTGTATGAAGATATCGCCCGCTACGGTCATATCGCCACCACCTACGCCTATCCGGTCAAAGTGAATGATCGCTACGTGATGGACCCTTCACCGATCCCGAAATTTGATAACCCCAAAATGCACATGATGCCCGCCCTGCAACTGTTCGGTGCCGGTCGCGAGAAGCGCCTGTATGCCCTGCCCCCCTTTACCAAGGTGGAAAGTCTGGACTTCGACGATCACCCGTTTACCGTGCAGCAGTGGGCTAGCCCCTGTGCCTTGTGCGGCTCGCGCCACAGCTATCTTGATGAAGTGGTGATGGACGATCAGGGCAGCCGAATGTTTGTCTGTTCTGATACTGATTTTTGCCAGCAGCAACTGGCGCAAGTAGCGGCACAAGAGGTAAATATTCAATGA